The following coding sequences are from one Alosa alosa isolate M-15738 ecotype Scorff River chromosome 13, AALO_Geno_1.1, whole genome shotgun sequence window:
- the ndufaf6 gene encoding NADH dehydrogenase (ubiquinone) complex I, assembly factor 6 isoform X3 yields MSRDYDGFLSALLLPEAARRSALALRAFNVELAQVKDSVSQKTIGLMRMQFWRTAVEEIYRDDPPLQPISTELWKAARTHTLTKRWLLRIISEREKDLEDRAYRNLQELEAYSENTQSSLLYLLLETIGIKDVHADHAASHIGKAHGIVTCLRATPYNSRRRRVYLPMDICMLHGVSQEDFIRGSREQNVRDVVYDIASQAHVHLQHARSFSKSVPAAASAAFLQTVVLEDYLQRVRKVDFDVFHPSLQKRNPLLPLQLYFRSWKETY; encoded by the exons AT GTCGCGGGACTATGACGGATTTCTGTCTGCACTACTCTTACCTGAAGCCGCGCGCCGATCCGCCTTGGCCCTGAGGGCTTTTAATGTAGAACTGGCACAG GTGAAGGATTCAGTTTCTCAGAAAACTATTGGTTTAATGCGTATGCAATTCTGGAGAACAGCAGTGGAAGAAATATACAGGGATGACCCCCCACTCCAACCGATTAGCACTGAACTATGGAAG GCTGCCCGTACACATACGCTGACCAAAAGGTGGTTGTTGAGAATCATATCTGAAAGA GAGAAAGACCTAGAAGACAGGGCTTACAGGAACCTTCAAGAGCTGGAGGCTTACTCTGAGAACACCCAGTCCTCACTGCTTTACCTTCTACTGGAGACCATAG GGATAAAAGATGTACATGCGGACCATGCAGCTAGCCACATTGGCAAGGCACATGGCATCGTCACGTGCCTGAGAGCGACACCATACAACAGCCGCCGGAGAAGGGTCTACCTCCCTATGGACATCTGCATGCTA CACGGAGTATCTCAAGAAGACTTCATCCGCGGGAGCCGGGAGCAGAATGTCAGGGATGTGGTTTATGACATCGCCAGTCAAGCTCATGTGCATCTACAGcat GCCAGATCATTCAGCAAGAGTGTTCCAGCTGCTGCCTCGGCCGCCTTCCTGCAAACT GTTGTTCTGGAGGACTACCTGCAACGAGTGAGGAAGGTCGACTTTGACGTGTTCCACCCCAGTCTACAGAAGCGCAACCCCCTGCTTCCCTTACAGCTGTATTTCAGGTCGTGGAAAGAGACGTACTGA
- the ndufaf6 gene encoding NADH dehydrogenase (ubiquinone) complex I, assembly factor 6 isoform X2 has product MRLVNMASMSVKHGLLSTKSCLHNKILPYFICIQRPTEVKCLRASTNSSNQHNEKYCIDLVRSRDYDGFLSALLLPEAARRSALALRAFNVELAQVKDSVSQKTIGLMRMQFWRTAVEEIYRDDPPLQPISTELWKAARTHTLTKRWLLRIISEREKDLEDRAYRNLQELEAYSENTQSSLLYLLLETIGIKDVHADHAASHIGKAHGIVTCLRATPYNSRRRRVYLPMDICMLHGVSQEDFIRGSREQNVRDVVYDIASQAHVHLQHARSFSKSVPAAASAAFLQTVVLEDYLQRVRKVDFDVFHPSLQKRNPLLPLQLYFRSWKETY; this is encoded by the exons ATGCGGCTTGTCAACATGGCATCCATGAGCGTTAAACATGGGCTGCTCTCCACCAAATCCTGCCTTCATAATAAGATATTACCATATTTTATTTGCATACAAAGACCGACAGAAGTGAAGTGTTTGAGAGCATCAACAAACTCAAGTAATCAACACAACGAAAAATACTGCATTGATCTTGTAAG GTCGCGGGACTATGACGGATTTCTGTCTGCACTACTCTTACCTGAAGCCGCGCGCCGATCCGCCTTGGCCCTGAGGGCTTTTAATGTAGAACTGGCACAG GTGAAGGATTCAGTTTCTCAGAAAACTATTGGTTTAATGCGTATGCAATTCTGGAGAACAGCAGTGGAAGAAATATACAGGGATGACCCCCCACTCCAACCGATTAGCACTGAACTATGGAAG GCTGCCCGTACACATACGCTGACCAAAAGGTGGTTGTTGAGAATCATATCTGAAAGA GAGAAAGACCTAGAAGACAGGGCTTACAGGAACCTTCAAGAGCTGGAGGCTTACTCTGAGAACACCCAGTCCTCACTGCTTTACCTTCTACTGGAGACCATAG GGATAAAAGATGTACATGCGGACCATGCAGCTAGCCACATTGGCAAGGCACATGGCATCGTCACGTGCCTGAGAGCGACACCATACAACAGCCGCCGGAGAAGGGTCTACCTCCCTATGGACATCTGCATGCTA CACGGAGTATCTCAAGAAGACTTCATCCGCGGGAGCCGGGAGCAGAATGTCAGGGATGTGGTTTATGACATCGCCAGTCAAGCTCATGTGCATCTACAGcat GCCAGATCATTCAGCAAGAGTGTTCCAGCTGCTGCCTCGGCCGCCTTCCTGCAAACT GTTGTTCTGGAGGACTACCTGCAACGAGTGAGGAAGGTCGACTTTGACGTGTTCCACCCCAGTCTACAGAAGCGCAACCCCCTGCTTCCCTTACAGCTGTATTTCAGGTCGTGGAAAGAGACGTACTGA
- the ndufaf6 gene encoding NADH dehydrogenase (ubiquinone) complex I, assembly factor 6 isoform X1, protein MNTLQESRDYDGFLSALLLPEAARRSALALRAFNVELAQVKDSVSQKTIGLMRMQFWRTAVEEIYRDDPPLQPISTELWKAARTHTLTKRWLLRIISEREKDLEDRAYRNLQELEAYSENTQSSLLYLLLETIGIKDVHADHAASHIGKAHGIVTCLRATPYNSRRRRVYLPMDICMLHGVSQEDFIRGSREQNVRDVVYDIASQAHVHLQHARSFSKSVPAAASAAFLQTVVLEDYLQRVRKVDFDVFHPSLQKRNPLLPLQLYFRSWKETY, encoded by the exons ATGAACACCTTACAAGA GTCGCGGGACTATGACGGATTTCTGTCTGCACTACTCTTACCTGAAGCCGCGCGCCGATCCGCCTTGGCCCTGAGGGCTTTTAATGTAGAACTGGCACAG GTGAAGGATTCAGTTTCTCAGAAAACTATTGGTTTAATGCGTATGCAATTCTGGAGAACAGCAGTGGAAGAAATATACAGGGATGACCCCCCACTCCAACCGATTAGCACTGAACTATGGAAG GCTGCCCGTACACATACGCTGACCAAAAGGTGGTTGTTGAGAATCATATCTGAAAGA GAGAAAGACCTAGAAGACAGGGCTTACAGGAACCTTCAAGAGCTGGAGGCTTACTCTGAGAACACCCAGTCCTCACTGCTTTACCTTCTACTGGAGACCATAG GGATAAAAGATGTACATGCGGACCATGCAGCTAGCCACATTGGCAAGGCACATGGCATCGTCACGTGCCTGAGAGCGACACCATACAACAGCCGCCGGAGAAGGGTCTACCTCCCTATGGACATCTGCATGCTA CACGGAGTATCTCAAGAAGACTTCATCCGCGGGAGCCGGGAGCAGAATGTCAGGGATGTGGTTTATGACATCGCCAGTCAAGCTCATGTGCATCTACAGcat GCCAGATCATTCAGCAAGAGTGTTCCAGCTGCTGCCTCGGCCGCCTTCCTGCAAACT GTTGTTCTGGAGGACTACCTGCAACGAGTGAGGAAGGTCGACTTTGACGTGTTCCACCCCAGTCTACAGAAGCGCAACCCCCTGCTTCCCTTACAGCTGTATTTCAGGTCGTGGAAAGAGACGTACTGA
- the ndufaf6 gene encoding NADH dehydrogenase (ubiquinone) complex I, assembly factor 6 isoform X4 translates to MRMQFWRTAVEEIYRDDPPLQPISTELWKAARTHTLTKRWLLRIISEREKDLEDRAYRNLQELEAYSENTQSSLLYLLLETIGIKDVHADHAASHIGKAHGIVTCLRATPYNSRRRRVYLPMDICMLHGVSQEDFIRGSREQNVRDVVYDIASQAHVHLQHARSFSKSVPAAASAAFLQTVVLEDYLQRVRKVDFDVFHPSLQKRNPLLPLQLYFRSWKETY, encoded by the exons ATGCGTATGCAATTCTGGAGAACAGCAGTGGAAGAAATATACAGGGATGACCCCCCACTCCAACCGATTAGCACTGAACTATGGAAG GCTGCCCGTACACATACGCTGACCAAAAGGTGGTTGTTGAGAATCATATCTGAAAGA GAGAAAGACCTAGAAGACAGGGCTTACAGGAACCTTCAAGAGCTGGAGGCTTACTCTGAGAACACCCAGTCCTCACTGCTTTACCTTCTACTGGAGACCATAG GGATAAAAGATGTACATGCGGACCATGCAGCTAGCCACATTGGCAAGGCACATGGCATCGTCACGTGCCTGAGAGCGACACCATACAACAGCCGCCGGAGAAGGGTCTACCTCCCTATGGACATCTGCATGCTA CACGGAGTATCTCAAGAAGACTTCATCCGCGGGAGCCGGGAGCAGAATGTCAGGGATGTGGTTTATGACATCGCCAGTCAAGCTCATGTGCATCTACAGcat GCCAGATCATTCAGCAAGAGTGTTCCAGCTGCTGCCTCGGCCGCCTTCCTGCAAACT GTTGTTCTGGAGGACTACCTGCAACGAGTGAGGAAGGTCGACTTTGACGTGTTCCACCCCAGTCTACAGAAGCGCAACCCCCTGCTTCCCTTACAGCTGTATTTCAGGTCGTGGAAAGAGACGTACTGA
- the ndufaf6 gene encoding NADH dehydrogenase (ubiquinone) complex I, assembly factor 6 isoform X5 yields MEGCPYTYADQKEKDLEDRAYRNLQELEAYSENTQSSLLYLLLETIGIKDVHADHAASHIGKAHGIVTCLRATPYNSRRRRVYLPMDICMLHGVSQEDFIRGSREQNVRDVVYDIASQAHVHLQHARSFSKSVPAAASAAFLQTVVLEDYLQRVRKVDFDVFHPSLQKRNPLLPLQLYFRSWKETY; encoded by the exons ATGGAAG GCTGCCCGTACACATACGCTGACCAAAAG GAGAAAGACCTAGAAGACAGGGCTTACAGGAACCTTCAAGAGCTGGAGGCTTACTCTGAGAACACCCAGTCCTCACTGCTTTACCTTCTACTGGAGACCATAG GGATAAAAGATGTACATGCGGACCATGCAGCTAGCCACATTGGCAAGGCACATGGCATCGTCACGTGCCTGAGAGCGACACCATACAACAGCCGCCGGAGAAGGGTCTACCTCCCTATGGACATCTGCATGCTA CACGGAGTATCTCAAGAAGACTTCATCCGCGGGAGCCGGGAGCAGAATGTCAGGGATGTGGTTTATGACATCGCCAGTCAAGCTCATGTGCATCTACAGcat GCCAGATCATTCAGCAAGAGTGTTCCAGCTGCTGCCTCGGCCGCCTTCCTGCAAACT GTTGTTCTGGAGGACTACCTGCAACGAGTGAGGAAGGTCGACTTTGACGTGTTCCACCCCAGTCTACAGAAGCGCAACCCCCTGCTTCCCTTACAGCTGTATTTCAGGTCGTGGAAAGAGACGTACTGA
- the LOC125305634 gene encoding beta-2 adrenergic receptor has product MLSGLEPTNCTVCCCTLANKILMVVFMILLIFAILFGNSVTLAVVFGTKHFHTPQGYLKASLATADLAVGVFVVPLSVYAEVSLLINGSTPEWTMRNSQDLTLHPCIFIGPMFAGCTLVSITTIFLLTIERSIAVVKPLHKESVITKKRTSVLIVLSWLGSFLLAVTPIIFSKDISLEYNPCSRMCNYAVGGNGFPSHAWNILLLFPVFDFTLLGGTMVINIISFSTIRQHSKRRKHLAEADSQSITKPTFSDIKAARTIGTLTLAFTASFTPIAVFVVGNVIGNEWCNFSFFAFWILATNSCWNVIIYSVRDQKFRHRAHQLLALPRGKNDNT; this is encoded by the coding sequence ATGCTGTCGGGATTGGAGCCAACgaactgtactgtgtgttgCTGCACGCTTGCCAACAAAATACTGATGGTGGTGTTCATGATCTTATTGATCTTTGCCATACTGTTTGGAAACTCCGTAACGTTGGCTGTGGTTTTTGGAACCAAACATTTCCACACTCCTCAGGGTTACCTCAAAGCATCACTGGCCACGGCTGACCTAGCGGTCGGCGTTTTCGTGGTGCCTCTCTCCGTTTACGCAGAAGTTTCTCTTTTGATAAACGGATCCACACCAGAATGGACAATGCGCAATTCACAAGACCTAACTTTACACCCATGCATTTTTATCGGACCCATGTTTGCAGGTTGCACATTGGTTTCAATCACTACTATTTTCCTTCTTACTATTGAACGGAGTATCGCGGTTGTGAAGCCGCTGCACAAGGAGTCTGTGATTACAAAGAAGAGAACAAGCGTCCTAATAGTCCTTTCGTGGCTAGGGAGTTTTCTTTTGGCTGTAACTCCAATTATATTTAGCAAAGACATATCACTGGAATATAACCCTTGCAGCAGGATGTGCAATTACGCAGTGGGAGGAAATGGTTTTCCCTCTCATGCGTGGAACATTCTTTTACTTTTTCCAGTATTTGACTTCACTCTTCTTGGGGGAACTATGGTGATAAATATCATATCCTTCTCTACCATCCGCCAGCATTCGAAGAGAAGGAAACATCTAGCGGAGGCTGATAGCCAGAGCATCACCAAACCCACGTTTTCCGACATAAAGGCTGCAAGAACCATTGGAACTTTGACCTTAGCCTTCACGGCGTCTTTCACTCCCATCGCTGTGTTTGTTGTCGGGAATGTCATAGGCAATGAGTGGTgcaatttctctttttttgctttCTGGATACTAGCTACAAACAGTTGCTGGAACGTTATAATATACAGCGTCAGAGACCAGAAGTTTAGACATCGTGCGCATCAGCTTCTGGCATTGCCGCGTGGAAAGAATGATAACACCTAA